The Blattabacterium cuenoti sequence TTTTAAAATAAAACCCTTTTCCATTTAATCCACCTGAATACTCTAACGTCGTTCCTGCTAAATAAGGAAAACTATTTTTATCTACCAATATTTTCATATCTCCATGTTGAAAAAGTTTATCTTCTTTTTTTTGTTTTTGATCAAAAGTCAGCTCATAGGATAAATTA is a genomic window containing:
- a CDS encoding HesB/IscA family protein, which produces MVFISDQAKNKLNSIMKEEGISKEISFIRFGVKKGGCSNLSYELTFDQKQKKEDKLFQHGDMKILVDKNSFPYLAGTTLEYSGGLNGKGFYFKNPNAKHTCGCGKSFSS